The window aaaaacaatttgtGCCCAAGTGTAGGTTGAccattgtaaaataaatgtgcatGCATCTTGTAGAGTACCAACCTTTTCATTAAACCTGAGCAGTTATTAACTGAGAAATTCCTTTATAAATTATTACTTAATGACTAGTGGAAGCAAAGTCTTATATTTCTATATCGCTTGTCCATTCAACCATtcacacacaattacatttactcaagtactgagtatttccattttatgtttACTTTAATTCAGAGGGAAACATTTTATTcactacatttatttcacagcaTGTGCTCTGCACATTCTTAATGCAAAATGTAATCAAATCACAttattaaacaaatatatttttgtaaattagGCCAATGAGCATCATTGTAACTCTCACATTCTACTCTTTCTGCAGTGAATGTTGGTGGTCTCCTATGCAGAAACGCCAGCAGGAAAAGTGTCCCATGTCTGGTCAGACGGGCTGGCCTCATTTGTTGTCagatgttatgtttttaatttctctttgtAACTGTTAACagtaaactttttttctttttttttaatttacccTGAGTCTTTTTTGTGACAGCCTGTCCTTACACTCAAATGCAAGCATTCCACATGGCAGGTTCATTCTCAGCTGAGTGTGAAGGAAGAACTATTAACACTGACCCTGCAGACATGAAGACAACTGTCTGTCCTTCAGTTCCCCTGAAACATTTGCTGTACATTATACATTActgtttcctgaaaaaaaaatctggaaacaTATGTCACTGATCAGTGATGATCGGTGCTCATGTTGTGGTTGGTTGTGCTGATGACCTTCTTATAAGTTATTGATCCATTAGTCTATATCGACAAACTGGTGATATATATTTAGTAAGGGCAGTGGagagatttttaaatataaaatagacATCtaataatcataaaataaagaaatgcaagTCTGCAAGAGTAAGTATTGAGCACTGGATAAAATTACTCTTTTCCCCTAAAGATAACTGTGCATTGCCACAGACAACATATTCACATTcatagaaacatttattttaaaacaggtcCTGTGTTATTTAAGATTGCAAACATTGTACTGCAATACCAGTGGGAGACTAAAGCTTACTCCACATTTCCTTATAATGGTTATTGCATAAACTGAATAAGATGGTGGTGCCATGTGAAAAAGCTGGCATCAGTGCATTTTCTGCATCACAGCTGGGTGGTGTTACATGGACAACATACCAGAACCTTAGGTCTTGTAGGGAACAGTGTCTACCCTAAATCTTCCAGTAAAGAACTGTACAGAATAGTTACAGTTCTTTACTGACTCCAATCTTAAAGGATGAGGTGAGTCAAAAgtctggacacactttaccattgaacTAAATTGaagtgtccaaacttttgactggtactgtatatgcaGGACGGTGGTTTATAGAATGACAGCTGAAGCTTTGTGCAACAGTGCTACACTTCAGCACCATGTGGACCCATCTGAAGCAGAGCATTAGTTGATCTGTTCAGCCATGCAGGTCAGTAATGAGCTGTGTGTAATGCAGACATGCCTCAGGTGTTAGTAGTACTCATACAGTAGATGTAATCTATTACTTATTTTGAGCATGTCTGGAGGACCTAGATTCCCTACTACTATtccaacagctgctgctgtttatggTTTGAGCTTAAGCCAGGGGTGGATGATGGTGAGGATGGAAAGGACAGAGGAGGCCAGGCCACATGCCCCCACAAACCCAGTCCCTGTAGGGTAAATCCCCAGCCGGTCCAAAGGGATGAAGATGTCACAACTGTTTTTTAACAAGTCCAAAAGCAACGGCGGGTTGCTGTACAGCACCGTCACCAGCAGGTGAAACTGTCTACGGAGCCACACCGATATGACAGGGAGGCCCACGGTGGGCAAAGCAGCAGGTGAGGAAGAGTAGGTCTGGTGGTCAGCAGGCAAGGCTGTGCTGGGGTAGGGGGAGGGTGGGGATTTGGTGGCTCTGTTACGTGCTTCACACTCCATGAGGAGATTGAGCTCATACACATCTCGAGTCAAGTTGAGGATCAGAGTGAAGAGGTAATACCTGAATAGTTCAAACACACAGTTGGAATGAACTGAATTGTAAGACTGACTTGCTGCTTTCAGTATATGGTCAGATTTCTGTCTGAAAGGTTTTGtcaacaaatacaaagaaaaaaagccttGGTCACCTGAAAGATCTCTGACTCCATTTGTGCTGGTCCAGGTTAGAAATAAGGCCTGTTTTTCCAGCCCATAGGATGTTGTCACAAGCGAAGTACATGGCTCTGTTGAGGTGGCCAATGGTCAGGCAGAGCCTCAGCATGCTATCGGAAAGGTGTATGGCCCTCTTAGCGGCCTCCAGCGCCTCCACAGAGTTTCCCAGACGCAGCACTgtgggacacaaacacaacagt of the Mastacembelus armatus chromosome 11, fMasArm1.2, whole genome shotgun sequence genome contains:
- the pex11b gene encoding peroxisomal membrane protein 11B translates to MDSWVRFNAQSQAKEKVIRAAQYACTLLGYTLQKGGAAAQLHKIICQLEAHMSLTRKLLRLGNSVEALEAAKRAIHLSDSMLRLCLTIGHLNRAMYFACDNILWAGKTGLISNLDQHKWSQRSFRYYLFTLILNLTRDVYELNLLMECEARNRATKSPPSPYPSTALPADHQTYSSSPAALPTVGLPVISVWLRRQFHLLVTVLYSNPPLLLDLLKNSCDIFIPLDRLGIYPTGTGFVGACGLASSVLSILTIIHPWLKLKP